One stretch of Caloenas nicobarica isolate bCalNic1 chromosome 4, bCalNic1.hap1, whole genome shotgun sequence DNA includes these proteins:
- the FGFR3 gene encoding fibroblast growth factor receptor 3, translating into SAEYLRSETAFLEELVFGSGDTIELSCNTQGSSVSVFWFKDGIGIAPTNRTHIGQKLLKIINVSYDDSGLYSCKPRHSNEVLGNFTVRVTDSPSSGDDEDDDDESEDTGVPFWTRPDKMEKKLLAVPAANTVRFRCPAGGNPTPSIYWLKNGKEFKGEHRIGGIKLRHQQWSLVMESVVPSDRGNYTCVVENKYGNIRHTYQLDVLERSPHRPILQAGLPANQTVVVGSNVEFHCKVYSDAQPHIQWLKHVEVNGSKYGPDGTPYVTVLKSWISKNAEADANLNLFNVTEQDEGEYLCRANNFVGIAEKPFWLHIRKPKPAEELMEMDDSGSVYAGILSYGTGFVLFILVVVIVIICRMKMPNKKAMNTPTVQKVSKFPLKRQVSLESNSSMNSNTPLVRITRLSSSDGPMLANVSELGLPPDPKWELTRSRLTLGKPLGEGCFGQVVMAEAIGIDKDKPNKAITVAVKMLKDDATDKDLSDLVSEMEMMKMIGKHKNIINLLGACTQDGPLYVLVEYASKGNLREYLRARRPPGMDYSFDTCKLPEEQLTFKDLVSCAYQVARGMEYLASQKCIHRDLAARNVLVTEDNVMKIADFGLARDVHNIDYYKKTTNGRLPVKWMAPEALFDRVYTHQSDVWSFGVLLWEIFTLGGSPYPGIPVEELFKLLKEGHRMDKPANCTHDLYMIMRECWHAVPSQRPTFKQLVEDLDRVLTVTSTDEYLDLSVPFEQYSPAGQDTHSTCSSGDDSVFAHDLLPDEPCLPKHPPCNGVIRT; encoded by the exons tctgcagaaTACTTGAGGAGCGAGACCGCCTTTCTGGAAGAGTTGGTGTTTGGAAGTGGAGATACCATTGAACTTTCCTGTAACACCCAAGGCTcttctgtgtctgttttctggTTTAAAGATGGTATCGGGATTGCACCTACCAACAGAACTCACATTGGACAAAAACTGTTGAAGATAATCAATGTTTCATATGATGACTCGGGGCTGTACAGTTGCAAGCCAAGGCATTCCAACGAAGTCCTGGGAAACTTTACAGTCAGAGTTACAG ATTCCCCTTCGTCAGgtgatgatgaagatgatgacGATGAGTCAGAAGATACAg GTGTCCCCTTCTGGACCCGACCAGATAAGATGGAAAAGAAGCTGCTGGCAGTTCCTGCCGCCAACACCGTTCGCTTCCGATGTCCGGCGGGTGGAAACCCAACTCCTTCCATCTACTGGCTGAAAAACGGCAAGGAGTTCAAGGGAGAGCATAGGATTGGAGGCATCAAG TTGCGACACCAGCAGTGGAGCTTGGTGATGGAGAGTGTTGTGCCGTCAGACCGAGGAAATTACACCTGTGTTGTGGAGAACAAATATGGCAATATTAGGCACACGTACCAGCTTGATGTATTAG aaaggtcACCCCACCGACCAATCTTGCAAGCAGGGCTCCCTGCCAACCAGACCGTGGTGGTAGGGAGCAATGTGGAGTTTCACTGTAAGGTCTACAGCGATGCCCAGCCTCACATCCAGTGGCTGAAACACGTGGAAGTCAACGGCAGCAAATATGGACCCGATGGGACGCCCTATGTCACAGTGCTGAAG TCTTGGATCAGTAAAAACGCTGAAGCCGATGCTAACCTAAATCTGTTCAATGTGACAGAACAAGATGAAGGAGAATATCTGTGTAGAGCCAACAATTTCGTAGGCATAGCCGAAAAACCATTTTGGCTCCACATTCgcaaaccaaaaccag CAGAGGAGCTCATGGAAATGGATGATTCAGGTTCAGTGTACGCTGGCATTCTCAGTTACGGCACTGGCTTTGTTCTCTTCATCCTGGTGGTGGTCATTGTGATTATCTGCAGGatgaaaatgccaaacaaaaaagccatgAACACCCCTACTGTACAGAAAGTCTCCAAATTTCCACTCAAGAGACAG GTGTCATTGGAGTCCAACTCTTCCATGAATTCCAACACGCCCCTGGTCCGGATCACACGTCTCTCCTCCAGCGATGGGCCCATGTTGGCCAAcgtctctgagctggggctgcctcctgATCCCAAGTGGGAATTGACACGCTCTCG cCTGACCTTGGGGAAGCCACTGGGCGAGGGATGTTTTGGCCAAGTGGTGATGGCTGAAGCGATTGGAATTGATAAGGACAAGCCAAACAAGGCCATCACAGTTGCTGTCAAGATGTTAAAAG ATGATGCCACAGACAAGGACCTTTCTGACCTGGTCTCTGAGATGGAAATGATGAAAATGATTGGGAAGCATAAGAACATTATCAACCTCCTCGGTGCCTGCACACAGGACG GACCGCTCTATGTGCTGGTGGAATACGCGTCCAAGGGGAACTTGCGGGAATACCTCAGGGCACGTCGCCCACCTGGCATGGATTATTCCTTCGACACCTGCAAGCTacctgaggagcagctgacaTTTAAAGACCTGGTTTCCTGCGCCTACCAGGTGGCCCGTGGCATGGAGTACTTGGCATCTCAGAAG TGCATTCATCGCGACTTGGCAGCCAGGAATGTGTTAGTCACTGAAGACAATGTGATGAAAATCGCCGATTTTGGCCTCGCAAGAGACGTTCACAACATCGACTATTACAAGAAAACCACCAAT GGTCGGCTGCCTGTGAAATGGATGGCTCCAGAAGCCTTGTTTGACCGGGTCTACACTCACCAGAGCGATGT CTGGTCTTTTGGAGTGCTACTATGGGAGATCTTCACTTTGGGAGGGTCTCCGTACCCGGGAATTCCTGTTGAGGAACTCTTCAAACTCCTGAAGGAAGGCCATCGGATGGACAAACCCGCAAACTGCACCCACGACCT GTACATGATCATGCGGGAGTGCTGGCATGCCGTCCCCTCGCAGCGACCCACCTTCAAGCAGCTGGTGGAAGACCTGGACAGGGTCCTCACCGTGACCTCTACCGAC GAATACCTGGACCTCTCGGTGCCCTTCGAGCAGTACTCGCCGGCCGGGCAGGACACCCACAGCACCTGCTCCTCGGGGGACGACTCGGTCTTTGCACATGACCTGCTGCCCGATGAGCCCTGCCTGCCCAAGCACCCACCCTGCAACGGCGTGATCCGGACGTGA